One Bombus pyrosoma isolate SC7728 linkage group LG9, ASM1482585v1, whole genome shotgun sequence genomic window carries:
- the LOC122570530 gene encoding uncharacterized protein LOC122570530 → MRTKGTRAEETVGVASERESRWFSYGKTGLYGYSTRDVDLNNLYAWNYNLLKFMGIWPEERKWNRSSSYLVLLPCTIMLCFACAPQTINLPMIAGDSDLVIENLSINITVMVSLIKTLTVWINGIRKHFRKLHNNKLNNKYRFVSLFN, encoded by the exons ATGCGCACGAAGGGGACGCGCGCTGAGGAAACCGTCGGAGTAGCTTCCGAACGTGAGAGCAGGTGGTTCAGTTATGGGAAAACAGGCCTCTATGGATATTCAACGAG AGATGTAGATTTAAACAATTTGTACGCTTGGAATTACAACCTACTGAAGTTTATGGGTATCTGGCCGGAAGAGAGGAAATGGAACCGATCTTCCAGTTACCTTGTTCTATTACCGTGTACCATAATGCTGTGCTTCGCATGTGCTCCACAAACAATTAACCTTCCGATGATCGCCGGTGACTCTGATCTGGTGATCGAGAATCTATCCATTAATATTACCGTCATGGTTTCCCTTATAAAGACTCTGACTGTTTGGATCAACGGCATACGTAAGCATTTCAGAAAATTACACAACAACAAATTAAACAACAAATATAGATTTGTTTCCCtttttaactaa
- the LOC122570854 gene encoding uncharacterized protein LOC122570854: MDFDAGLKTAIGWNRWNMELIGIWPEPGRTDERLSHFKALFYLSIITIFGTGPQSANLFFIWGNLELVTENLSTANIPGINAMIKLIFAWYYKDSFKPIMKSFYDDWRSTKTEEGKAAMLKMAKPANFISVWCSILTLTMVTAYLSLRSVIVYFSDRLHENQDRLTLYPGYFPYNIRPVPILLLTNFAQVIAGYSATICYTTVDTFIAMLVLHICGQFEILRKKLSRLMDDEKGNRSIDEFQKELVWIITKHEHLNWLAETIEKSFSTLLLLQMLLCTIEICFQGFSFFNVLLKNENGIFNFQLVFFVLFVCFILVHVYLYCYIGEMLLIQSREMSHCAYESNWYNVSPSETKCLLFIMNRSTRPLCLTAGKFGIFSMELFSTILKTAMGYLSVLLTVSKEKMDFAMGWNRFNLTLLGVWPEPRKVSRGSRLLSGIIFWFTTIVTFTFICAPQTANLVLKSTNLDEVIENLSINIPIVFALIKQIVLRYYKKALTLLLSQMFDDWTEPIANQDRQTMLKNARISRMISIVCSTLTYFMLFAFISLQIWSNMQSASEVDLGGLLHPATFPYDTSKSPNFEITWLGQFMGTVLTAICYSCFDTFLAVLVLHLCGQLTVLRMALEDLANTMKKDNNYARFHERLGFIVNRHNLLFRFAVIVEDCFNLTLLVQTIICTAMFCLTGYRMITSVDQEQADVPIVGMIFFIIHVIYTMLHLFIYCYIGEMLLGESTGVGQSAYECDWYDLPPKNAISLIIVICRAKVSFQITAGKFSPFSLELFNAVLKTSAGYLSVLLAMKD; the protein is encoded by the exons ATGGACTTCGATGCAG GATTGAAGACAGCCATTGGATGGAATCGTTGGAATATGGAACTAATTGGCATCTGGCCGGAACCGGGAAGAACTGACGAACGATTGTCACATTTCAAGGctctattttatttgtccATAATAACTATATTTGGAACTGGACCGCAGAGTGCCAACCTATTTTTCATATGGGGGAATCTTGAGTTGGTGACAGAAAATCTGTCAACGGCTAATATTCCTGGTATAAACGCGATGATAAAGCTGATCTTCGCTTGGTACTACAAAGACT CTTTCAAACCTATCATGAAGTCTTTCTACGATGACTGGCGCAGTACGAAGACGGAAGAAGGAAAGGCAGCGATGCTGAAGATGGCTAAACCTGCGAACTTTATTTCCGTCTGGTGTTCGATATTAACTCTCACAATGGTCACTGCATATTTAAGCCTTCGATCTGTTATCGTCTACTTTTCTGACAGATTACATGAAAATCAGGATCGTTTGACATTGTATCCTGGATATTTTCCCTATAACATTCGACCAGTACCGATATTGTTATTGACCAATTTTGCTCAAGTAATTGCGGGATATTCAGCTACTATTTGCTATACCACTGTCGACACTTTTATCGCTATGTTAGTCCTGCATATATGTggacaatttgaaattttaaggaAGAAATTATCAAGATTGATGGACGACGAGAAAGGAAATAGAAGCATAGATGAGTTTCAAAAGGAGTTGGTTTGGATTATTACCAAACACGAGCATCTAAACTG GCTTGCAGAGACGATCGAAAAAAGCTTTAGTACGCTATTGTTGCTACAGATGTTACTGTGTACCATCGAAATATGCTTTCAAGGCTTCTCATTCTTCAAC GTATtgttaaaaaacgaaaatggAATCTTCAACTTTCAACTGGTTTTCTTTGTCCTCTTCGTCTGCTTCATCCTTGTACATGTGTATCTTTATTGTTACATAGGCGAGATGCTTCTCATTCAA AGTAGAGAAATGAGCCATTGCGCGTACGAATCGAATTGGTACAACGTCTCACCTTCTGAAACCAAATGTCTTCTATTCATCATGAACCGGTCCACTCGTCCACTTTGTTTGACTGCAGGCAAATTTGGTATCTTCTCTATGGAACTGTTCAGTACC ATTCTAAAGACGGCGATGGGATACCTTTCGGTGCTACTAACAGTT tcgaaagaaaaaatggacTTTGCGATGGGATGGAATCGTTTCAACTTGACGTTGCTCGGTGTTTGGCCAGAACCGAGAAAAGTATCAAGAGGATCACGATTACTTTCGGGTATAATATTCTGGTTTACGACTATTGTGACGTTTACTTTCATCTGTGCACCACAAACAGCAAATCTGGTATTGAAATCGACTAATTTGGACGAAGTAATCGAAAACTTATCGATTAATATACCGATCGTCTTTGCATTGATTAAGCAGATTGTTCTACGATATTATAAGAAAG CCCTAACGCTATTACTCAGCCAAATGTTCGACGACTGGACCGAGCCAATCGCAAATCAAGATCGTCAAACGATGTTAAAGAACGCGCGAATTAGTCGAATGATATCCATAGTCTGTTCCACTCTAACGTATTTCATGCTCTTCGCTTTTATATCGCTACAAATTTGGAGTAATATGCAAAGTGCGTCAGAAGTCGATTTAGGAGGACTCCTTCATCCAGCCACGTTCCCTTACGACACCAGCAAAAGTCCAAATTTCGAGATTACATGGCTGGGACAATTTATGGGCACGGTGTTAACCGCGATATGCTATTCTTGCTTCGACACGTTCCTTGCGGTTCTTGTGTTACATTTGTGCGGTCAATTAACTGTTCTTAGAATGGCTCTCGAGGATCTAGCTAACACGATGAAGAAGGATAATAATTACGCAAGATTCCATGAACGACTGGGATTCATTGTGAACAGGCACAATCTGTTATTTAG GTTTGCCGTGATCGTGGAAGATTGCTTCAATCTCACGTTACTTGTTCAGACTATAATCTGCACTGCGATGTTTTGTCTTACTGGATATCGTATGATAACT TCCGTAGATCAGGAGCAAGCGGACGTACCAATAGTTggaatgatatttttcatcataCACGTAATTTATACTATGCtgcatctttttatttattgttatataggAGAAATGCTTCTAGGAGAA aGTACCGGTGTCGGACAATCAGCATACGAGTGCGATTGGTACGATTTACCACCGAAGAACGCCATTTCActaattatcgtaatatgtCGCGCGAAAGTATCGTTTCAAATAACAGCTGGAAAATTCAGCCCCTTCTCCCTCGAGCTCTTTAATGCT GTTCTAAAAACGTCTGCTGGATATCTTTCAGTATTGTTAGCCATGAAAGATTGA
- the LOC122570855 gene encoding LOW QUALITY PROTEIN: odorant receptor 13a-like (The sequence of the model RefSeq protein was modified relative to this genomic sequence to represent the inferred CDS: substituted 1 base at 1 genomic stop codon): MDFAMGWNRFNLTLLGVWPEPRKVSRGSRLLSNIIFWFTTIVTFSFICAPQTANLVLKSTNFNEVIENLSINIPIAFALIKQIILRYYKKALTLLLSQMFDDWTEPIANQDRQTMLKNARISRMISIVCSTLTYFMLFAFISLQIWSNMQSASEVDLGGLLHPATFPYDTSKSPNFQITWLGQFMGTMLAGISYSCFDTFLAVPVLHLCGQLTVLRMALEDLANTMKKDNNYARFHERLGYIVNRHNLLSRFAVIVEDCFNLTLLVQTIICTAMFCLTGYRMITSVDQEQADVRIVGMIFFVIHVIYTMLHLFIYCYIGEMLLGESTGVGQSAYECDWYNLPPKNAISLIIVICRAKVSFQITAGKFSPFSLELFNAVLKTSAGYLSVLLAMKDXLVGEK; this comes from the exons atggacTTTGCGATGGGATGGAATCGTTTCAACTTGACGTTACTCGGTGTTTGGCCAGAACCGAGAAAAGTATCAAGAGGATCACGATTGCTttcgaatataatattctgGTTTACGACTATTGTGACGTTTTCTTTCATCTGTGCACCACAAACAGCAAATCTGGTATTGAAATCGACTAATTTCAACGAAGTaatcgaaaatttatcgattaatataCCGATCGCCTTTGCATTGATTAAGCAGATCATTCTAAGATATTATAAGAAAG CCTTAACGCTATTACTCAGCCAAATGTTCGACGACTGGACCGAGCCAATCGCAAATCAAGATCGTCAAACGATGTTAAAGAACGCGCGAATTAGTCGAATGATATCCATAGTCTGTTCCACTCTAACGTATTTCATGCTCTTCGCTTTTATATCGCTACAAATTTGGAGTAATATGCAAAGTGCGTCAGAAGTCGATCTAGGAGGACTCCTCCATCCAGCCACGTTCCCTTACGACACCAGCAAGAGTCCAAATTTCCAGATCACATGGCTGGGACAGTTTATGGGCACGATGTTAGCCGGGATATCCTATTCTTGCTTCGACACGTTCCTTGCGGTTCCTGTGTTACACTTGTGCGGTCAATTAACTGTTCTTAGAATGGCACTCGAGGATCTAGCTAACACGATGAAGAAGGACAATAATTACGCAAGGTTCCATGAACGACTGGGATACATTGTGAACAGGCACAATCTGTTATCTAG GTTTGCCGTGATCGTGGAAGATTGCTTCAATCTCACGTTACTTGTTCAGACTATAATCTGCACTGCGATGTTTTGTCTTACTGGATATCGTATGATAACT TCCGTAGATCAGGAGCAAGCGGACGTACGAATAGTTGGAATGATATTTTTCGTCATACACGTAATTTATACTATGCTGcatcttttcatttattgttatataggAGAAATGCTACTAGGGGAA AGTACCGGTGTTGGACAATCAGCATACGAGTGCGATTGGTATAATTTACCACCGAAGAACGCCATTTCActaattatcgtaatatgtCGCGCGAAAGTATCGTTTCAAATAACAGCTGGAAAATTCAGTCCCTTCTCCCTCGAACTCTTTAATGCT GTTCTAAAAACGTCTGCTGGATATCTTTCAGTATTGTTAGCCATGAAAGATTGACTGGTCGGAGAAAAGTAA
- the LOC122570525 gene encoding odorant receptor 4-like, whose protein sequence is MIDKNIDLNYVYGWNYHMLKFMGIWPEERKWNRPSSYHVLLPCIMMVYFACAPQTINLLLIAGNSNLVIENLSTNITTTISLMKAMAVWIKGKPLKFLVRCMANDWNITTNKAERETMVNIRRITRKTTIRSTLMANIVLLAFVPARLFSMRYSDNMLFYRGYFPYNITISPNYELTMIGQFMATFYAATTYTAVDTFVVLLIFHVCGQLSNLRDDLGKIHSYDKKDVEKKLQKIIQKHEYINRFANKIENSFNMMLLLQMLSSTIQICSQSYQVIMSFGEEEMEYMILQLSFLLIYVVYVMLHLFLYCYMGEKLTSESTEIANTAYNAEWYNLPPRNARWLLIIMCRARASPLKITAGRFCSFTLVLFSQVLKTSMGYVSVLHAMKNK, encoded by the exons ATGATAGATAAAAACATAGATTTAAACTATGTGTACGGTTGGAACTATCACATGCTAAAGTTTATGGGTATCTGGCCggaagagagaaaatggaaCCGGCCTTCCAGTTATCACGTTCTGTTACCGTGTATCATGATGGTGTACTTCGCATGTGCTCCACAAAcaattaatcttttgttaaTCGCGGGTAACTCTAACTTGGTGATCGAGAATCTTTCGACTAATATTACTACCACGATTTCACTTATGAAGGCTATGGCTGTTTGGATCAAAGGCAAAC CATTAAAGTTTTTGGTAAGGTGCATGGCTAATGACTGGAACATAACGACGAACAAAGCCGAACGAGAAACAATGGTGAACATCCGAAGGATCACTAGAAAGACTACAATAAGAAGCACGCTGATGGCCAACATTGTCCTTCTCGCTTTTGTGCCCGCACGATTGTTTAGTATGAGATACAGTGACAACATGCTGTTCTATCGTGGCTATTTCCCCTATAACATTACCATCAGTCCAAATTACGAATTGACAATGATCGGTCAATTCATGGCTACTTTTTATGCGGCCACTACGTACACAGCAGTAGATACTTTTGTCGTTCTGTTGATTTTTCATGTCTGTGGACAGCTTTCCAATTTGAGAGACGATTTAGGGAAGATTCATTCGTATGATAAGAAAGATGTAGAAAAGAAGTTGcagaaaattattcagaagcatgaatatattaatag ATTCGCCAACAAGATAGAGAATTCTTTCAACATGATGCTCCTCCTTCAAATGCTGAGTAGCACCATTCAGATATGCTCTCAGTCTTACCAAGTCATTATG tCATTTGGAGAGGAAGAGATGGAATACATGATTTTGCAACTTTCGTTTCTGCTGATATACGTAGTTTATGTGATGTTGCATTTGTTCCTATATTGTTACATGGGCGAAAAGCTAACTTCCGAG AGTACAGAAATTGCTAACACGGCGTACAATGCCGAATGGTACAATTTACCTCCCAGGAATGCAAGATGGCTTCTAATTATCATGTGTCGTGCCAGGGCTTCGCCTTTAAAAATTACAGCAGGCAGATTTTGTTCCTTTACTTTAGTGCTATTCTCTCAG GTCTTAAAAACCTCGATGGGATATGTTTCTGTTCTACAcgcaatgaaaaataaataa
- the LOC122570529 gene encoding uncharacterized protein LOC122570529: MMLNAKILIIVGLVSYGVIARNMEGNKELLKEPSNKKHGVSMLMEIAKELVQRSSTSSQILNLNLSNLLLLLVLKAVVFGAGYLGHHGYKGRDLEEENVVSEAEVTLALGYLMGDTCLYRAACEEPHVAKEYLGAAEMIIQTIKLLPQGSSIEGKYEQIMAEFRKAIEHGVAGNCPPQYTCKKESIKNFLKEEGK, encoded by the exons ATGATGTTAAATGCGAAGATTTTGATTATCGTGGGATTAGTGAGTTATGGGGTTATTGCTAGAAACATGGAAGGCAATAAAGAGCTTCTTAAGGAACCAAGTAATAAGAAGCATGGAGTTTCTATGTTGATGGAAATAGCGAAGGAGCTTGTACAAAGATCCTCGACTAGTAGTCAG ATATTGAATctgaatttatcaaatttgttattactttTGGTATTGAAAGCAGTCGTATTTGGAGCAGGATATCTAGGCCATCATGGTTACAAAGGACGTGACTTAGAAGAAG AAAACGTGGTATCTGAAGCTGAAGTTACGTTGGCATTAGGATACTTAATGGGAGATACCTGTCTATATAGAGCAGCTTGTGAAGAACCTCACGTCGCGAAAGAATATCTAGGAGCTGCAGAAATGATCATCcaaacgataaaattgctACCCCA AGGTTCGTCGATTGAAGGGAAGTATGAGCAAATAATGGCGGAATTCCGAAAAGCTATCGAACATGGTGTTGCGGGTAATTGCCCGCCTCAATATACTTGCAAGAAAGAGAgtattaagaattttttgaaGGAAGAGGGGAAATGA
- the LOC122570528 gene encoding proteasome subunit alpha type-3, producing the protein MSSIGTGYDLSASQFSPDGRVFQVEYAQKAVENGGTVIGLRGKDGIVFAVEKIVTSKLYEVGTNKRIFNIDKHLGMAVSGLISDARQIVEIARSEASSYKSQYGIGIPLKYLNERVSMYMHAYTLYSAVRPYGCSVILGAYEHDGPTMYMIDPSGVSYGYYGCAVGKAKQSAKTEIEKLKLSEMTCNELVKEAARIIYLVHDELKDKQFELEMSWVGKHTNGRHERIPADVKADAEAKAKQAMAEDSDSDTEDM; encoded by the exons ATGAGTTCCATAGGCACAGGG TATGATTTGTCTGCTTCCCAATTTTCACCTGACGGACGTGTGTTTCAAGTGGAATATGCACAAAAAGCCGTCGAAAATGGAGG AACAGTTATAGGATTAAGAGGAAAAGATGGCATTGTATTTGCTGTAGAAAAGATAGTTACTTCCAAGCTCTATGAGGTTGgcacaaataaaagaatattcaatataGACAAACATCTTGGTATGGCAGTTTCTGGTTTGATATCCGATGCCAGACAGATCGTAGAGATCGCTAGATCCGAAGCATCTAGCTACAAATCCCAATATGGAATTGGTATTCCTCTGAAATACTTAAATGAAAGAGTTTCCATGTACATGCATGCGTATACTTTATATTCGGCAGTCAGGCCATATGGCTGTTCTGTAATACTTGGTGCGTATGAACACGATGGTCCGACTATGTATATGATAGATCCTTCTGGAGTTTCATACGGGTACTATGGTTGTGCTGTTG GCAAGGCAAAACAGTCTGCAAAGacggaaattgaaaaattgaagctATCTGAAATGACTTGCAATGAATTAGTGAAAGAAGCAGCACGTATAATTTATCTTGTTCACGATGAATTAAAAGACAAGCAGTTTGAGCTTGAAATGAGCTGGGTTGGTAAACACACGAATGGAAGGCACGAGCGCATACCGGCGGATGTAAAAGCTGACGCTGAGGCAAAAGCGAAACAAGCAATGGCAGAAGATTCAGACAGTGACACAGAAGACATGTAA